A genomic segment from Peribacillus sp. ACCC06369 encodes:
- a CDS encoding sensor histidine kinase, with the protein MIRKYLVERFSWITFYILLHLFIIFVAYLDSAIPLKPILYIVFLSLLIFSMFLIFRYKKETFFYKSLEAREDNLDITNIAEPESPFEKIIENSIINQTEILKQSALIGRMTLEQEKDELLSWIHEVKTPLTAMHLMIDRLDDELLKSHLTYEWLRIHLLLDQQLHQRRMPFIENDLYIENTDLETIIFDEIKTLQSWCIQKGIGFDIQLDVTEVLSDAKWLAFIMRQLLTNSIKYSENSDITIYSHEQAEQTVLEVKDSGRGIDPKDLSRIFDKGFTSTTNHRDTAATGMGLYLTKNAAESLFISIDVKSELGMGTTITLTFPKRNEFVNITSM; encoded by the coding sequence ATGATCAGAAAATATCTCGTGGAAAGGTTCAGCTGGATCACATTCTACATACTGCTTCATCTATTCATCATCTTTGTCGCTTATCTTGATTCGGCCATTCCGTTAAAACCCATACTGTATATTGTTTTTTTATCGTTGCTCATATTCAGTATGTTTTTGATATTCCGCTATAAAAAAGAAACATTTTTCTATAAAAGTTTAGAAGCGCGGGAAGACAACCTGGATATTACGAATATAGCCGAACCGGAAAGCCCTTTCGAAAAAATCATAGAAAACAGCATCATTAACCAAACCGAAATATTGAAGCAATCCGCATTAATTGGCCGAATGACTTTAGAGCAGGAGAAGGATGAATTATTATCTTGGATTCATGAAGTGAAAACACCATTGACGGCGATGCATTTAATGATTGACCGCTTGGATGATGAATTGCTGAAATCCCATTTGACTTATGAGTGGCTGCGCATTCACCTCCTACTTGATCAGCAGCTCCATCAAAGGCGCATGCCTTTCATTGAAAATGATTTGTATATTGAAAATACAGATTTGGAAACAATAATCTTTGATGAGATTAAAACGTTGCAATCATGGTGCATTCAAAAAGGCATCGGCTTCGATATACAATTGGATGTTACCGAAGTGCTAAGTGATGCCAAATGGCTGGCCTTCATTATGAGGCAGCTCTTGACTAACTCCATTAAATACAGTGAAAACTCCGATATCACGATATATAGCCATGAACAAGCTGAACAAACGGTTCTTGAAGTGAAAGATTCTGGACGGGGCATCGACCCAAAGGATTTATCCCGCATATTTGATAAAGGATTTACATCCACGACGAATCATCGTGACACGGCTGCAACTGGCATGGGTTTATATTTAACCAAGAATGCAGCAGAGTCCCTATTCATCTCCATTGACGTAAAATCAGAGCTTGGAATGGGAACGACCATTACCTTGACCTTCCCAAAAAGAAATGAATTCGTGAATATCACAAGCATGTGA
- a CDS encoding response regulator transcription factor encodes MFKLLLIEDDTTLFNEIKDRLAQWSYDIYGIGDFSKVVQEFTDIKPDLVIIDIQLPKFDGFHWCRMIRAHSNVPIIFLSSRDHPTDMVMSMQLGADDFIQKPFHFDVLIAKIQATLRRVYNYNTEKIELKTWCGATVDYEKNTVSAETGSIELTKNEIFILKKLIEQKNKIVSREELINSLWDDKRFISDNTLTVNVNRLRKRLDELGLGHFIETKVGQGYIAVEEANA; translated from the coding sequence TTGTTTAAACTACTATTGATAGAAGATGATACGACGTTATTCAATGAAATTAAAGATAGATTGGCGCAATGGTCTTATGATATTTACGGTATTGGGGATTTTAGTAAAGTGGTTCAGGAATTCACGGACATAAAACCTGATTTGGTCATCATTGATATACAGTTGCCGAAGTTTGATGGGTTTCATTGGTGCAGAATGATCCGGGCCCATTCCAATGTTCCCATCATCTTTTTATCATCACGGGATCATCCGACCGATATGGTGATGTCCATGCAGCTTGGAGCCGATGATTTTATCCAGAAGCCTTTTCATTTCGATGTACTCATCGCAAAAATACAGGCCACCCTCCGCCGGGTATATAATTACAATACCGAAAAGATCGAATTGAAAACCTGGTGCGGTGCAACAGTGGATTACGAGAAGAACACGGTATCGGCCGAGACTGGCTCAATCGAATTGACGAAAAATGAAATTTTCATCTTGAAAAAGCTTATTGAACAGAAAAACAAGATTGTAAGCCGGGAGGAATTGATCAATAGCTTATGGGATGACAAACGTTTCATAAGCGATAACACCCTTACAGTGAATGTGAACCGTTTACGGAAGAGGTTGGATGAACTGGGTTTAGGGCATTTTATCGAAACGAAGGTCGGACAGGGCTATATCGCCGTGGAAGAGGCAAACGCATGA
- the guaC gene encoding GMP reductase — protein sequence MENVFDYEDIQLIPAKCVVNSRSECDTSVTLGKHTFKLPVVPANMQTIIDEKIAIYLAENGYFYVMHRFEPEKRLTFIKDMHARELIASISVGVKEEEYGFIQQLSEDNIVPEFITIDIAHGHSNAVIKMIQHIKKHLPESFVIAGNVGTPEAVRELEHAGADATKVGIGPGKVCITKIKTGFGTGGWQLAALRWCAKAASKPIIADGGIRTNGDIAKSVRFGASMVMIGSLFAGHEESPGQTIEKDGKAFKEYFGSASEFQKGEKKNVEGKKMFVEHKGFLEDTLKEMEQDLQSSISYAGGTKLEAIRNVDYVVVKNSIFNGDKVY from the coding sequence ATAGCCGTTCGGAATGTGATACATCCGTTACTTTGGGTAAACATACTTTCAAGTTACCTGTTGTACCTGCCAATATGCAAACGATCATTGATGAAAAGATTGCGATTTACTTGGCTGAAAACGGTTACTTCTATGTAATGCATCGTTTTGAACCAGAAAAACGACTGACTTTCATTAAAGATATGCATGCACGTGAGTTAATCGCGTCCATCAGTGTCGGCGTTAAAGAAGAAGAATACGGATTCATTCAACAATTATCAGAAGACAATATTGTGCCTGAATTCATTACGATAGATATTGCACACGGTCATTCCAATGCCGTGATAAAGATGATACAGCATATTAAAAAACATTTACCTGAAAGTTTTGTCATTGCAGGAAATGTGGGAACTCCGGAAGCGGTACGGGAATTGGAACATGCCGGTGCCGATGCTACAAAGGTAGGCATTGGACCAGGGAAAGTATGCATCACTAAAATCAAGACTGGATTTGGAACGGGCGGCTGGCAATTAGCTGCACTTCGCTGGTGTGCAAAAGCGGCTAGCAAGCCAATCATAGCTGACGGCGGCATTCGCACAAACGGTGATATAGCTAAATCAGTTAGATTCGGAGCTTCCATGGTCATGATCGGTTCATTATTTGCTGGACATGAAGAATCTCCAGGTCAAACGATCGAGAAAGATGGAAAGGCCTTTAAAGAATACTTTGGTTCAGCTTCTGAATTCCAAAAAGGTGAAAAGAAAAACGTTGAAGGCAAAAAGATGTTTGTCGAGCACAAAGGATTTTTGGAAGATACGTTGAAAGAAATGGAACAAGATCTTCAGTCTTCCATTTCTTATGCCGGAGGAACCAAGTTGGAAGCCATCCGGAACGTGGATTATGTGGTCGTTAAGAATTCAATCTTTAACGGTGACAAAGTTTATTAA
- a CDS encoding ABC transporter ATP-binding protein — protein sequence MNILEAKKIHKSYGNKFNKQEVLKGLDISIQEGEFVSIMGASGSGKTTLLNVLSSIDKISNGTITIDGKEISGMKEKNLAEFRKNHLGFIFQEYNLLDTLTVKENILLPLSITKTPKNEAAQKFENVAKELGIYEVKDKYPNEISGGQKQRTSAARAFIHDPSIIFADEPTGALDSKSASDLLNKLSEMNRKRKATIIMVTHDPVAASYCSRVIFIKDGQIYTQLNKGEESRQTFFKDIMKTQGVLGGVQNEH from the coding sequence ATGAATATATTAGAAGCGAAAAAAATCCATAAAAGCTATGGTAATAAATTCAATAAACAAGAAGTATTAAAGGGTCTCGATATAAGCATACAAGAAGGTGAATTCGTAAGTATCATGGGTGCATCCGGTTCAGGAAAAACGACTTTGCTGAATGTCCTTTCCTCGATCGATAAAATCAGCAACGGCACCATTACGATCGATGGAAAAGAGATTTCAGGTATGAAAGAAAAGAACTTGGCCGAATTCCGGAAGAACCATCTAGGCTTCATCTTCCAGGAATATAACTTATTGGACACACTGACTGTCAAAGAAAATATCCTTCTGCCTTTATCCATTACAAAAACACCCAAAAATGAAGCGGCACAAAAGTTTGAAAACGTAGCGAAAGAACTGGGCATATATGAAGTGAAGGATAAATACCCAAATGAAATTTCCGGTGGCCAAAAACAGCGTACGTCTGCAGCACGGGCTTTCATCCATGATCCAAGCATCATATTTGCGGATGAACCGACTGGGGCGCTTGACTCCAAATCAGCATCCGATTTACTGAACAAACTGAGCGAAATGAATCGAAAGCGCAAAGCGACCATCATCATGGTAACCCATGATCCAGTGGCCGCCAGTTATTGCAGCCGAGTCATTTTCATTAAAGATGGACAAATCTATACACAATTGAATAAAGGTGAGGAATCCAGACAAACCTTCTTCAAGGACATCATGAAAACACAAGGTGTATTGGGAGGGGTTCAAAATGAGCATTAA
- a CDS encoding zinc ribbon domain-containing protein YjdM, whose translation MSAIPNCPACNSEYTYEDGSLFVCPECAHEWTMELETENNDQKTIKDANGNALNDGDTVTVIKDLKVKGSSSVLKMGTKVKSIRLVDGDHDIDCKIDGFGAMKLKSQFVKKV comes from the coding sequence ATGTCTGCTATTCCTAATTGCCCTGCATGTAATTCAGAATATACATACGAAGACGGAAGTCTTTTTGTTTGCCCAGAGTGCGCCCATGAGTGGACGATGGAATTGGAAACTGAAAATAATGATCAAAAGACTATTAAAGATGCAAATGGAAATGCTTTGAATGATGGTGATACCGTGACGGTAATCAAAGATCTTAAAGTGAAAGGGAGCTCATCCGTTTTAAAAATGGGCACAAAAGTCAAAAGTATCCGTTTAGTTGATGGAGATCATGATATTGATTGCAAGATCGATGGTTTTGGTGCAATGAAATTAAAATCCCAATTTGTTAAAAAGGTATAG